The following coding sequences lie in one Manis javanica isolate MJ-LG chromosome X, MJ_LKY, whole genome shotgun sequence genomic window:
- the LOC140847430 gene encoding uncharacterized protein, giving the protein MQLRPRGAREQEGEAPSSTSEGAVPVLPVCAIGTGITQQYQYWPFSSSDLYNWRTQNPPFSEDPKCLIGLVESIMFTHRPTWDNCQQLLCTLFPTEERERILNEARRNVLGENGKPTTLQPIIDEAFPLTSPDWDFGTAEGRERHRVYRQTLMTGLRAAARRPTNLAKVKAIVQGEMESPAVYLERLFDAYRQYTPINPEAEEHRSAVVLSFINQAAPDIQRKLHKREDLGEISIRELLQQAEKVFNARETLEDREERLRKEMGNAGEK; this is encoded by the coding sequence atgcagttaaggcctcggggggccagggaacaagaaggggaggctccctcctccacctcagaaggagcagtgccggttctgcctgtgtgtgccatcggtacaggcatcactcaacaatatcaatactggcccttttcatctagtgacctctataattggaggactcagaaccctcccttctcagaggaccccaagtgtcttataggtctggtggagtccattatgtttacccatcgtcccacatgggacaactgccagcaattgctctgcACTCTCTTCCcgacggaagagcgagagcgtatcctcaatgaggccaggagaaatgtccttggagagaatggaaaacccactaccctccagcccatcatcgacgaggcgttcccacttacgagcccggattgggacttcgggactgcagaaggtagggagcgtcaccgggtctaccgccagactctgatgaccggtctccgggcggccgccagacggcccactaacctggctaaggtaaaagctattgttcagggggaaatggaaagcccagctgtgtatctggaaaggctgtttgatgcttacaggcagtatacccccataaaccctgaagcagaggaacatagatcagctgtagtcctctcattcatcaaccaggcagccccggATATCCAGaggaaactccacaagcgggaggacctgggggagatctctattagggaactgctgcagcaggcggagaaggtcttcaatgctagggaaactctggaggatagagaggaaaggctgaggaaagaaatgggtaatgcaggagaaaaatag